One genomic window of Kosmotoga olearia TBF 19.5.1 includes the following:
- a CDS encoding thiamine pyrophosphate-dependent enzyme: MKFLKDSSPAWCPGCGNFPIRQFLAETFEDMGLEPDQVLMVTGIGQAAKMPHYLNVNFFNGLHGRSIPVAFAAKVANPDLVVIAESGDGCMYGEGGNHMIHGIRRNVDITVIVHDNRIYGLTKGQGSPTTELNQITSAQPWGVINEPLNPIAMGIALNASFVARTWSGDKDHFKKTLSAAIEHKGFSIVDVMHPCVSFNKVNTFAWYKSRLYDVNEKDPSYDPTDRLKAFEKALEFGGKIPTGIIYLNKKLTFHELHPVLRSGTKLIEIRESEEVLEELESFK, from the coding sequence ATGAAATTCCTGAAAGACAGCTCTCCAGCCTGGTGCCCGGGATGTGGTAATTTTCCGATAAGGCAATTCCTTGCTGAAACCTTTGAGGATATGGGGCTCGAACCAGATCAGGTTCTTATGGTAACGGGAATCGGCCAGGCTGCAAAGATGCCCCATTACCTGAACGTCAACTTCTTCAACGGTCTTCATGGAAGGAGTATTCCCGTTGCCTTCGCTGCAAAGGTTGCCAACCCGGATCTTGTGGTCATCGCTGAATCCGGTGACGGGTGCATGTATGGTGAGGGTGGAAATCATATGATTCATGGAATCAGGAGGAACGTGGATATAACGGTTATCGTTCACGACAATAGAATCTACGGTCTCACAAAGGGGCAGGGATCGCCCACCACCGAATTAAACCAGATCACCAGTGCTCAACCCTGGGGAGTAATAAACGAACCCTTAAATCCCATAGCTATGGGAATAGCCCTTAACGCCAGCTTTGTCGCACGAACATGGTCTGGTGATAAAGACCACTTCAAAAAGACCCTTTCCGCGGCTATTGAACATAAAGGATTCTCTATCGTGGACGTTATGCATCCCTGTGTTTCCTTCAATAAAGTGAATACCTTTGCGTGGTACAAATCAAGACTTTATGACGTCAACGAAAAAGACCCTTCATACGACCCGACCGATAGATTAAAAGCCTTTGAAAAGGCACTTGAATTTGGTGGTAAAATCCCCACGGGGATCATCTATCTCAACAAAAAGCTCACATTTCACGAATTACATCCGGTTTTGAGATCCGGAACGAAACTCATTGAGATCAGGGAAAGTGAAGAAGTGCTTGAAGAGCTTGAAAGCTTCAAATGA
- the lnt gene encoding apolipoprotein N-acyltransferase encodes MINVLLSAVLTALSMPGMLWGGLIWIALVPLFLELNRSNLVSGTLKSFLFGYIYLLLAHYWVFPVLSVNVPEVLNSFPPFVGGMTFFLMGLIMAVSFLGFGFIYSLYSKKFQDSLLLKSVFVATLYTIFEYLRGLGPLGFTGGRLSDALVDQKGLLQLSSLGGPLLLIFIVAFVNALIAARVGERRRGRPMFVVTLLLAIFVINGAVERFIPVVDFDPEYSKEIVAIQTNFPQSIKYNGSIQETLKVVEEALEEVPDGSIVVLPEATFMNDIRHNYVGKELIDICERKQIELFIGFPTFNEGTHNQIRVVSGDGFSSESYAKIKLTPFAEFLPWPRLFGVFGFLRFLDFFTPGNEYTVFTLNDQRIGTQICFDSYYSSISRGLTKNGSFILITSTNDGWFSFDSGLNYHLSKSVIRAVENRRFVLQVSNTGITALIDPYGRIIKSLPTAKEKNVDFLVSTFEYLPLAGQSFYTRHGDWLFYILLIVALIMIVFGGILF; translated from the coding sequence GTGATAAATGTACTACTATCTGCAGTTTTAACTGCTCTATCTATGCCGGGAATGCTGTGGGGTGGTTTGATCTGGATAGCTTTAGTGCCTCTGTTTTTAGAACTCAATAGATCAAATCTTGTTTCAGGAACCTTGAAATCCTTTCTCTTTGGATATATCTATTTGCTTCTTGCTCATTACTGGGTTTTTCCGGTTTTATCTGTGAATGTTCCCGAAGTCCTGAATAGCTTTCCTCCTTTTGTAGGCGGTATGACCTTCTTTCTTATGGGATTGATAATGGCGGTTTCCTTTCTTGGCTTTGGATTTATTTACTCATTGTACAGTAAAAAGTTTCAGGATTCGCTTTTGCTGAAATCAGTTTTTGTGGCAACACTCTACACGATCTTCGAGTACTTGAGAGGACTTGGACCTCTCGGTTTCACAGGTGGGAGACTCTCGGATGCCCTGGTCGATCAAAAAGGCTTATTACAGCTTTCTTCTCTTGGCGGACCGCTTCTACTTATTTTCATTGTGGCTTTTGTAAATGCATTGATAGCAGCCAGAGTAGGCGAACGACGCAGGGGAAGGCCCATGTTTGTGGTTACATTGCTCCTCGCAATTTTTGTTATCAACGGAGCTGTTGAAAGGTTTATACCTGTGGTAGATTTTGATCCCGAATATTCAAAGGAGATAGTCGCTATCCAGACGAATTTTCCTCAATCCATAAAATACAACGGTTCTATTCAAGAAACGCTCAAGGTAGTTGAAGAGGCTCTTGAAGAGGTTCCCGATGGTTCTATTGTGGTGCTACCTGAGGCAACGTTTATGAATGATATCAGGCATAATTATGTTGGCAAAGAATTAATAGATATATGTGAAAGGAAGCAGATTGAACTCTTCATAGGGTTCCCGACTTTTAATGAAGGCACCCACAACCAGATACGCGTTGTTTCGGGTGATGGATTTTCTTCCGAATCTTACGCAAAAATCAAATTGACTCCATTTGCAGAGTTTCTACCCTGGCCAAGGCTTTTCGGCGTTTTTGGTTTTTTGCGTTTTCTTGATTTCTTTACCCCGGGTAATGAATACACTGTTTTCACTCTGAATGACCAGCGTATAGGGACACAGATATGTTTCGATTCATATTACTCATCGATTTCACGTGGTCTTACCAAAAATGGGAGTTTCATTCTGATTACCTCTACAAACGACGGCTGGTTTTCCTTTGATTCTGGCCTGAATTATCATCTATCGAAAAGCGTTATCCGAGCTGTGGAAAACAGAAGATTCGTGCTTCAGGTATCGAATACAGGAATAACGGCTTTAATAGATCCTTATGGGAGAATCATAAAAAGCTTGCCAACTGCCAAAGAAAAGAATGTGGATTTTCTGGTATCCACCTTTGAATATTTACCTCTTGCAGGCCAGAGTTTCTATACCAGGCACGGAGATTGGTTGTTCTATATCTTGCTTATAGTCGCACTGATAATGATTGTCTTCGGTGGTATATTGTTCTGA
- a CDS encoding phosphoadenosine phosphosulfate reductase produces the protein MRNPGELIDKSIAEIRTFANKLVVAFSGGEDSTLVALLAREALGKDNVKLINVCFGPYSYSAGLEIVASLAAKLGLRLEFTPGYEEQEKIWRHGPSCNRCTRFAKFNSVRKATTALIATGANQSDTWGQTGIALSKGLYSPIRDWTKEEIKKALNFFGVEVPRIGEAPVREGCKLKHLLKMMTNPGYHGYAVAVANEILLDNLGGRKHELANVKIIGPLSKNIALVNVRPLPPENVIQRITERLTSVNAIDEVHWVQRPITLIVTANPGIFGAENSRRWILEGRLQPEIAEKIEIKWIKSKNRRLATFQVVGFEETEVH, from the coding sequence ATGCGCAATCCAGGGGAACTGATTGATAAATCTATAGCTGAAATAAGGACTTTTGCGAACAAACTTGTTGTTGCTTTTTCTGGTGGCGAGGATAGTACGCTTGTAGCTCTTCTGGCACGTGAGGCTCTTGGAAAAGACAACGTGAAACTGATCAACGTTTGTTTCGGGCCGTACAGTTACAGCGCCGGACTTGAAATCGTTGCATCGTTAGCAGCTAAGCTGGGTCTCAGACTTGAGTTTACTCCTGGATACGAGGAACAGGAAAAGATATGGAGGCATGGGCCTTCATGTAATCGTTGTACGCGTTTCGCAAAATTCAATTCCGTACGGAAGGCAACGACAGCGTTGATTGCCACCGGTGCTAATCAATCTGACACGTGGGGACAGACTGGTATCGCTTTGAGCAAAGGGCTTTATTCACCGATAAGAGACTGGACAAAGGAAGAGATAAAAAAAGCTCTCAATTTTTTCGGTGTAGAGGTTCCAAGGATAGGTGAGGCCCCCGTTCGCGAAGGCTGTAAGCTCAAGCATCTGCTGAAGATGATGACCAATCCGGGATACCACGGCTACGCGGTTGCAGTGGCGAATGAGATACTGCTCGATAATTTAGGTGGTAGAAAACATGAACTCGCTAATGTGAAGATAATCGGGCCTCTTTCAAAAAATATTGCGCTGGTGAATGTTAGGCCTTTGCCACCTGAAAATGTCATTCAAAGGATCACAGAGAGGTTGACATCTGTAAATGCAATAGATGAGGTTCATTGGGTACAGAGACCAATAACACTTATAGTGACTGCCAATCCCGGAATATTTGGGGCAGAAAACTCTCGAAGGTGGATCTTAGAAGGTAGGTTACAGCCGGAAATAGCTGAAAAAATAGAAATTAAATGGATTAAATCTAAGAACAGAAGGCTGGCAACATTCCAGGTTGTCGGTTTTGAAGAGACGGAGGTGCACTAG
- a CDS encoding Cof-type HAD-IIB family hydrolase, translating into MIKLIAIDLDGTLLNNKKEISLENTAALTEAMEKGLHVSIFTGRSYISGSEYAKKLGLRVPVVYQNGALIINSDDGNKGVIRKVILSAKRAREIVEAAKKYGLTYIVFTNFFDLPDMFMERIPENSPFKGYFRANLYRITIVNDPADFIRDEGIAEVAVEGPENRILSMVEELGQPMNDLSIVKNNRINEHTFYEFFGPNVGKNQALDYVMHHLALTPDEIAYIGDNYNDVEIMKVVGLPIAMANAPKEVKDFARYVTTRTNNEHGVAEAVRKIIREEIR; encoded by the coding sequence TTGATAAAGCTAATAGCTATTGACCTCGACGGGACATTATTGAATAACAAAAAAGAGATTTCCCTTGAGAATACAGCTGCTCTAACGGAAGCAATGGAGAAAGGACTACATGTATCTATCTTTACGGGAAGAAGCTACATCTCGGGAAGCGAATATGCGAAAAAGCTTGGTCTGCGTGTTCCGGTGGTCTATCAAAACGGTGCTTTGATAATAAACTCAGATGATGGAAACAAAGGCGTGATAAGGAAGGTCATACTTTCCGCAAAACGTGCCCGGGAAATAGTCGAAGCTGCTAAGAAATATGGGTTGACATACATTGTATTTACGAATTTTTTCGACCTGCCGGATATGTTCATGGAAAGGATACCTGAAAATTCTCCCTTTAAGGGATACTTTCGCGCCAATCTTTACAGAATCACTATTGTGAATGATCCCGCTGATTTCATCCGTGATGAAGGAATCGCAGAGGTGGCCGTTGAAGGTCCCGAAAATCGTATCCTCTCTATGGTTGAGGAGCTTGGTCAACCCATGAATGATCTTTCTATTGTAAAAAATAACAGGATTAATGAACACACTTTCTACGAGTTCTTCGGCCCGAATGTTGGGAAAAATCAGGCTTTAGATTATGTGATGCATCATTTAGCATTGACCCCGGATGAGATCGCCTATATCGGGGATAACTACAACGATGTTGAAATAATGAAGGTAGTGGGTCTTCCCATTGCCATGGCTAATGCACCGAAAGAGGTCAAAGATTTTGCGAGATATGTTACCACAAGAACGAACAATGAACATGGTGTTGCGGAAGCTGTTAGAAAGATAATAAGGGAGGAGATAAGGTGA
- a CDS encoding DUF554 domain-containing protein gives MFNISVLVNTAAIIIGSILGIFSGKNLSDRYKDVLFKIIGLLTLGLGVKMFLDYHNAMVVLGSMVIGGLIGEKFDIETKIGRLTGNKNNQLYVKGFITATVLFLAGPMTVIGSIQAGVQGNNEIIFIKSLMDGISSVMLAASFGTGVLLSAVSVFVVQGTLVSLAGFLEFLQQPAYMGDFSGVGGLMLLGLGIRLLEIKEIKVGNFLLALIISPLLTYLTQLFI, from the coding sequence ATGTTCAACATCTCTGTTTTAGTCAATACCGCAGCTATCATAATTGGTTCAATCCTCGGAATCTTCTCGGGTAAAAATCTCAGCGACAGATACAAAGATGTTCTTTTCAAGATTATAGGTTTGCTTACCCTTGGACTGGGGGTAAAGATGTTCCTTGATTACCATAATGCAATGGTTGTTCTTGGAAGCATGGTTATCGGCGGTTTGATTGGTGAAAAGTTTGATATAGAAACAAAGATAGGGCGTTTAACAGGGAATAAAAACAACCAACTTTACGTGAAAGGATTCATAACCGCAACGGTGCTTTTTCTTGCGGGCCCTATGACCGTTATAGGTTCGATACAGGCGGGGGTACAGGGAAACAATGAGATTATATTTATAAAATCCCTTATGGACGGTATATCTTCAGTGATGCTAGCGGCCTCTTTCGGTACGGGAGTTCTTCTCTCTGCGGTTTCTGTGTTTGTCGTACAGGGGACCCTGGTTTCCCTTGCAGGGTTTCTCGAATTTTTGCAACAACCCGCTTACATGGGGGATTTCTCCGGAGTCGGCGGCCTCATGCTCCTTGGCCTGGGGATTCGATTGCTGGAGATAAAAGAAATCAAGGTTGGAAACTTCTTACTGGCTCTGATCATATCCCCTCTTTTGACTTATCTCACACAGTTGTTCATTTGA
- the rd gene encoding rubredoxin, whose protein sequence is MKKYRCLICGYIYDPETGDPDNGVEPGTPFEEIPEDWVCPLCGAGKDDFEPVD, encoded by the coding sequence GTGAAGAAGTACAGATGTCTCATATGCGGGTATATTTACGATCCTGAAACCGGTGATCCCGACAACGGAGTTGAACCCGGAACTCCTTTTGAAGAAATTCCCGAGGATTGGGTGTGTCCACTTTGTGGCGCAGGTAAAGATGATTTTGAACCAGTCGATTGA
- a CDS encoding inositol monophosphatase family protein, which yields MDNGSLEKIVDEVKKKLYEIWREKLFSRRFKVDRKSSFRDIVTTIDIEIEEELKEFLGKLLSDAGYLGEETVGITNKEMMWVVDPIDGTTNFSRGTPHFCTSVALMKKDSVILGVVYDPNTRETFWAVNGKGSYLNGKKLKVSSTSELKEASIHTGLQYSSDTAYTRVVERISKAVKHSRALRITGSAALDLCYVASGRADVFWEEALNPWDVAAGILLVKEAGGDIQSCTGETFDIFAPDILAYNGNKKLIMEFTDKIL from the coding sequence GTGGATAATGGTTCTCTGGAGAAAATCGTTGACGAAGTTAAAAAGAAGTTGTACGAAATATGGCGGGAAAAGTTGTTTTCCCGCCGTTTCAAAGTCGACAGAAAATCCAGTTTTAGAGATATTGTTACAACAATAGACATAGAAATAGAAGAGGAACTCAAAGAGTTTCTCGGTAAGCTCCTTTCTGATGCAGGTTATCTTGGAGAGGAAACTGTCGGTATTACAAACAAAGAGATGATGTGGGTTGTTGATCCCATAGATGGAACCACGAATTTCTCCCGGGGGACACCTCACTTTTGTACCTCGGTGGCGCTTATGAAGAAAGACAGCGTCATTCTTGGGGTTGTATATGATCCGAATACCCGGGAAACCTTCTGGGCCGTCAACGGAAAAGGCTCTTACCTTAACGGAAAAAAATTGAAGGTAAGCAGCACTTCGGAATTGAAAGAAGCTTCCATTCATACAGGTCTTCAGTATTCCTCAGACACCGCATATACCAGAGTTGTTGAAAGAATATCAAAAGCGGTAAAACACAGCAGAGCCCTGAGGATAACTGGCAGCGCCGCCCTGGATCTTTGCTACGTTGCAAGTGGCAGAGCAGATGTATTCTGGGAGGAAGCGTTAAACCCCTGGGATGTTGCCGCTGGTATACTGCTTGTAAAAGAAGCAGGCGGAGATATACAAAGTTGCACTGGAGAGACATTTGATATCTTCGCGCCAGACATTCTTGCTTATAACGGAAACAAAAAGCTAATCATGGAGTTTACGGACAAAATACTATAA
- a CDS encoding PHP domain-containing protein translates to MLIDLHVHSTASDGTCTPEELLEEAADKGIEVLAITDHDTINGVKELPNVFKDVIVIKGVEISAEFNGVLHILGYGVDPNNERIDQTLTELQDYRLKRNLIMIEKMKSHGFDITLEELKEVGNDDLIGRPHFASLMIKKGYVDSYDEAFEKYLKKGALFYVDKKRLSPKESIEMILEADGIPVIAHPYQTGLPDEEFEGLIKELKGHGLAGIEVFYPYHTDEKIEFYLNIAKKYELVVTAGSDYHGYNELKLNGETDVPFELGMYVPYRFVSDFLCRVL, encoded by the coding sequence ATGTTAATAGACCTGCATGTACATAGCACAGCGTCAGACGGAACATGTACCCCGGAAGAATTATTGGAAGAAGCGGCCGATAAGGGGATTGAAGTTCTTGCCATTACAGATCACGATACAATAAATGGGGTTAAAGAGCTTCCGAATGTTTTCAAAGATGTCATTGTGATAAAAGGTGTTGAGATAAGTGCCGAATTTAACGGAGTACTCCACATACTCGGTTATGGTGTGGACCCAAACAACGAAAGGATAGATCAGACATTAACCGAGCTTCAGGATTACAGGCTTAAAAGAAACCTTATAATGATAGAAAAAATGAAATCCCACGGCTTCGATATAACCCTTGAAGAACTAAAAGAAGTCGGGAATGATGATTTAATCGGCCGTCCTCACTTCGCTTCCCTTATGATCAAGAAAGGCTATGTTGATTCCTACGACGAAGCTTTCGAAAAATATCTCAAAAAGGGTGCTCTTTTTTACGTGGACAAAAAGCGGCTTTCTCCAAAAGAATCTATAGAAATGATTCTTGAAGCTGATGGGATCCCCGTGATAGCTCATCCGTATCAAACAGGGTTACCGGACGAAGAGTTTGAGGGGCTAATCAAAGAACTGAAAGGACATGGCCTTGCTGGTATCGAGGTTTTTTATCCTTATCACACCGATGAAAAGATCGAGTTTTATTTGAACATCGCGAAAAAATATGAACTTGTTGTCACTGCCGGAAGCGATTATCATGGGTATAACGAGCTCAAACTCAATGGAGAAACGGACGTTCCGTTTGAATTGGGAATGTACGTACCATATAGATTTGTCTCAGATTTCCTTTGCAGGGTACTTTAA
- a CDS encoding 2-oxoacid:acceptor oxidoreductase subunit alpha gives MKELVIAISGEAGQGIQTAGNLAAKALFRAGYNVFTDKSYHSRIRGGEYIYRIRVSEYPVYAMREEVDLVASLSSVTTNTLERYIHSNTVVVADKEDVGHKFEPIRIKFKERAKGAGNPRTLNTVIVGAILKALDVPVEIPIQLITDYFTSSEQLLESNIKALKNGYEISLDLSFKKIPKNRENERLLLNGTEGTGLGAIAAGCRFISAYPMTPGTGVMLFLAKRAEKYSIVVEQAEDEIAAINMAIGASFAGVRSMVTTSGGGFALMQEGVSLAGMTETPVVIVDAQRPAPATGLPTRTAQEDLYFVLKSGHGEFPRYICAPRTSKEAFELTEKAFYLADKYQIPAFVLLSQQLVDSQATIEPPVHRSEYSKRFLIKSDEGLEYKRYQLTKNGVSPRAIPGGDAIVRADSDEHDEYGFITEDLEIRAGMVEKRNKKLESLQKEIASPLTYNLEADTILVGWGDSWGAIDEFARKRNLGYVHYNELYPLNLNIFDQLKNKRLITVEGNYTGQFAELLASKLYRKVEHIGRYDGRPITANWLDKKLEEVGKI, from the coding sequence ATGAAAGAGCTTGTGATAGCCATTTCTGGCGAAGCGGGACAAGGTATTCAAACCGCGGGCAACTTAGCTGCTAAAGCTCTTTTTAGAGCCGGATATAATGTATTTACAGATAAAAGTTACCATTCAAGAATACGTGGTGGTGAATACATTTACAGAATCCGTGTTTCAGAATACCCTGTTTATGCTATGCGTGAGGAAGTTGATCTTGTTGCTTCATTAAGTTCAGTCACTACAAACACCTTAGAGCGTTACATCCATTCGAACACAGTCGTTGTGGCTGATAAAGAGGATGTTGGGCACAAGTTCGAACCTATTCGGATAAAATTCAAAGAGAGAGCGAAGGGAGCGGGAAATCCAAGAACTTTGAATACTGTGATAGTTGGGGCAATCCTTAAAGCTTTGGACGTTCCGGTTGAAATCCCCATTCAACTTATAACGGATTATTTCACCAGCAGCGAACAGCTTTTGGAATCAAACATCAAAGCTCTTAAAAATGGCTACGAGATATCACTCGATCTATCTTTTAAAAAAATTCCAAAGAATCGAGAAAATGAAAGGCTGTTGCTCAACGGGACGGAAGGAACCGGTCTGGGAGCCATTGCTGCCGGTTGTAGATTCATCTCGGCTTACCCAATGACACCCGGAACAGGTGTCATGCTCTTTCTTGCAAAACGTGCGGAAAAATATTCTATCGTAGTGGAACAAGCCGAAGATGAGATAGCAGCAATAAACATGGCTATAGGTGCTTCATTTGCGGGTGTACGTTCCATGGTAACCACTTCCGGTGGTGGGTTTGCTCTGATGCAGGAGGGAGTAAGCCTCGCTGGAATGACAGAAACACCGGTGGTAATTGTTGATGCTCAACGACCGGCACCTGCTACCGGCTTGCCGACAAGAACGGCTCAGGAAGACCTGTATTTTGTGCTTAAATCTGGTCACGGTGAGTTTCCAAGATATATTTGCGCTCCTCGAACTTCCAAAGAAGCCTTTGAATTAACTGAAAAAGCTTTCTACCTTGCTGATAAATATCAAATACCTGCCTTTGTGCTTCTCTCCCAGCAGCTGGTCGATTCTCAGGCTACCATCGAACCTCCTGTCCACAGGTCTGAGTATTCAAAGAGATTTCTCATTAAAAGTGATGAGGGTCTTGAATACAAGCGCTATCAACTAACAAAAAATGGGGTTTCTCCCAGAGCTATTCCGGGTGGTGACGCCATAGTTAGAGCTGACAGCGATGAGCACGATGAATACGGATTCATCACAGAAGACCTGGAGATACGCGCCGGAATGGTAGAGAAAAGAAATAAAAAACTTGAAAGTCTGCAAAAGGAAATCGCTTCACCCCTTACGTATAACCTGGAGGCGGATACGATTCTTGTAGGATGGGGAGACTCCTGGGGAGCCATCGATGAATTCGCAAGGAAACGCAATCTGGGTTATGTCCATTACAATGAACTTTACCCGTTGAATTTAAATATTTTTGACCAGCTCAAAAACAAGCGTCTTATAACCGTTGAAGGAAATTATACCGGCCAATTCGCTGAATTGCTCGCCTCAAAGCTCTACCGTAAAGTGGAACACATTGGTCGCTACGATGGCAGACCAATTACCGCAAACTGGCTTGACAAAAAACTCGAGGAGGTGGGCAAAATATGA
- a CDS encoding class II SORL domain-containing protein, whose protein sequence is MKIGEFVKTADWKNEKHAPLIEAPEQVETAKAFTVELSVGKEIPHPNTVEHHIKWMDLYVKYDDSQFLVHLGHIELTPVLSEPKATLTIKLEKSGTLIATSYCNLHGLWESSKKIEVK, encoded by the coding sequence ATGAAGATTGGTGAATTTGTGAAGACAGCCGATTGGAAGAATGAAAAACATGCACCACTCATTGAGGCACCGGAACAGGTTGAAACTGCAAAAGCTTTTACCGTTGAACTCTCTGTGGGAAAGGAAATTCCTCACCCTAACACAGTTGAACACCATATTAAATGGATGGACCTTTATGTTAAGTACGATGACAGCCAATTCCTTGTACACCTTGGCCACATTGAACTAACTCCCGTGCTTTCCGAACCAAAAGCTACGCTTACAATCAAACTGGAGAAATCCGGCACGCTGATAGCAACTAGTTATTGTAATCTTCATGGTTTATGGGAAAGTTCTAAAAAAATTGAGGTTAAGTGA